From a single Lolium rigidum isolate FL_2022 chromosome 7, APGP_CSIRO_Lrig_0.1, whole genome shotgun sequence genomic region:
- the LOC124673032 gene encoding GDSL esterase/lipase At1g20120-like, translating to MATAGQWQVAAAAAVVTLAMAVTPAWCRTLENKVTAVIVFGDSIVDPGNNNYLLTGVKANHAPYGKDFAGHVATGRFSDGLIPSDLIAQGLNVKQLVPPYLGVQHTPEDLRTGVSFASGASGFDPLTPVIMGVISMEQQLVYYDEYRSKLVGIAGEEETKRIIDGALFIVCSGTDDIANTYYTTPLRRVQYDIPSYVDLLLDGVESFLRNMSARGAKRIGFVGLPPIGCLPSQQTLGGGPRRSCEPERNAAAQLYNTKVQELILELGKDMVGFPNLFYIDIYTVVQDLVDHGERYGFSEMTRGCCGTGMIEVSTGCDTMLNPVCDDVSKHVFFDSYHPTEAAYKIIMDYIFDHYIQYMHL from the exons atggcgacagcaggCCAGTGGCAGGTggctgcagcggcggcggtggtgaccTTGGCCATGGCGGTGACACCGGCTTGGTGCAGAACCTTGGAGAACAAGGTGACAGCGGTCATCGTCTTCGGCGACTCCATCGTGGACCCTGGCAACAACAACTACCTCCTCACAGGGGTCAAGGCGAACCATGCACCCTATGGCAAGGACTTCGCCGGCCACGTGGCCACCGGGCGCTTCTCCGACGGACTCATACCTTCCGACTTGATCG CCCAGGGCCTTAACGTGAAGCAGCTGGTGCCTCCATACCTCGGTGTGCAGCACACCCCGGAGGACCTCCGCACCGGTGTGAGCTTTGCGTCGGGCGCCTCCGGATTCGATCCTCTCACCCCCGTCATCATG GGAGTGATCTCGATGGAGCAGCAGCTGGTGTACTACGACGAGTACCGGAGCAAGCTGGTGGGCATCGCCGGAGAGGAGGAGACGAAGCGGATAATCGACGGTGCGCTCTTCATTGTATGCTCTGGCACAGACGACATCGCCAACACATACTACACCACCCCACTCCGAAGGGTTCAGTACGACATTCCCTCCTATGTGGACCTCCTCCTTGATGGTGTCGAGTCCTTCCTCCGCAACATGAGCGCGCGAGGCGCCAAGCGGATCGGCTTCGTGGGGCTGCCGCCCATCGGCTGCTTGCCGTCGCAGCAGACCCTCGGTGGCGGTCCTCGCCGAAGCTGCGAGCCGGAGCGCAACGCCGCTGCACAGCTCTATAACACCAAGGTCCAGGAGCTGATCCTTGAGCTGGGTAAGGACATGGTCGGGTTCCCCAACCTCTTCTACATCGACATCTACACCGTGGTCCAAGACCTAGTGGACCACGGGGAGCGGTACGGGTTCAGCGAGATGACGCGCGGGTGCTGTGGCACCGGGATGATTGAAGTGTCAACGGGGTGCGACACGATGCTCAACCCCGTGTGCGACGACGTGTCTAAGCACGTCTTCTTCGACAGCTACCACCCCACAGAGGCGGCATACAAGATtatcatggactacatcttcGACCACTACATACAATACATGCATCTTTGA